TATATAAACGTTTGAAAGATTATGAAATTAAAGGAGTAAAAAAAATTCATTTGGTAGATTTAGATGGTGCAAAAAATATTAAAGACAGACAAATAAAAGTTTTTAGGGATATTATTTCTTATACAAATATTCCTATACAAATAGGTGGTGGAATAAGAAACGAAGAAGACATTAATATGTTTCTTAATTTAGGAGTTAAGAAAGTTGTAATTGGTTCTTCTGCAATAAAAAACAAAACAAAAGTGAAAAAATGGCTAAAAATATATGGCCCCAATGTTATTATTTTGGCACTAGATATTATTATTAAAAATAATAATAAAGAGATAGCAATACATGGTTGGCAGGAGACAACGAATATAACTTTAGAAGAAATTATTGAGTATTTTTCACCAATTGGTTTAAAACATGTTTTATGTACTGATATATCGAAAGATGGAACGTTATCTGGTCCTAATAATATATTATATAAAGATATTGTGAAAAAATTTAAACATATATCGTTTCAAGCGTCAGGAGGAGTTTCAAGATTAAAAGATCTTCTATCTTTAAAAAAAACAGGTGTTAAAAGTGTTATTATTGGTCGTAGTTTGTTAGAAAATAAGTTTACAATAGAAGAGGCATTAAAATGCTGGCAAAGCGAATAATTGCATGTTTAGATGTTAACAATGGAGTTGTAGTAAAAGGCATTCAATTTAAAAACCATGAAATTGTAGGTGATATTATATCTTTGTCTAAACGTTATACAAAAGAAGGTATAGATGAATTAGTATTTTATGACATAACAGCTTCTACTAATAATAAGCTAGTTGATAGAAGTTGGATAAAGAAAGTAGCAGAAATAATTAATATTCCATTTTGCGTAGCCGGAGGTATTAAAAGTGTAGAAGATGCACAGAATATTCTATCTTTTGGTGCAGATAAAATATCAATTAATTCTTCAGCATTAATAGATCCTGATTTAATAACTAAAATTGCTAATCGTTTTGGTGTACAATGTACAGTTGTTGGCATTGATTCTTGGTTCGACTCAGACAAGAAAAAATACATGGTCCAACAATATACAGGTGACGCTAATCGTACTTATCAAACTGATTGGGAAACAATAGATTGGGTTGAAAAAGTGCAAAAAAAAGGTGCTGGAGAAATTGTTTTAAACATGATGAATCAAGATGGATTACAAAATGGATATGATTTATCACAGTTAAATGAAATAAGAAAAAAATGTAAAGTACCTTTAATTGCATCAGGGGGGGCAGGGTGCGCAGATCATTTTTATCAAGCATTCGATCATGCTAATGTAGACGGTGTTTTAGCTGCTTCCGTTTTTCATAAGAAAATCGTTAACATAAAAGATTTAAAATATTTTTTAATTCAAAAAGGTTTGGAAATTAGAATATGTTAAGTAAAAAAGAAAATTTATTGAAGCTTGATTGGATAAAAACAAATGGTCTAATTCCAGCAATAATACAAGATTTTGCATCTAATTTAGTTTTAATGCATGGATATATGAATAAAGAAGCTTTTTTAAAAACTCAAAAAGAAGGTTTTGTTACTTTTTATTCTCGTACTAAAAAGCGTTTATGGACTAAAGGAGAAGAATCAGGTAACTTACTAAAAGTTATAGATATTGTTACAGATTGTGATTATGATACTATATTAATTATAGTTGAACCTCTTGGAAAAACATGTCATTTAAATAGAAAAAGTTGCTTTTTTTTAAAAGAAAATACATTAAATTTTCTTTCTAAATTAGAAGATCTTATAGAAGATAGAAAAAATTTTAATACAGATAATTCATATACTGCTAGATTATATAAATCTGGTACGAAACGTATTGCACAAAAAGTTGGTGAAGAAGCTATAGAAACAATATTAGCAGCAATGAAAAACGATGGAGATGAGCTTATAAATGAATCTTCAGATTTAATTTATCACTTAATTGTTTTATTGCATGATCAAAATTTAAATTTTAATTTAATTATTGAAAACTTAAAAAAAAGAAAAACAGAAAAATTATAAATTTGTAATATGAAATTTTAATTTTAAGTAAGAGAAAATATTTCTGTAAGTCATTATTTGTTGTTTTTTTAAAAATATTGTTTTGAACAATATTTAACTTATATACACAATATTTCAATTTCAAAAAAATTTCAATAGAACTAAACATATATATTACCTATATATGGATAAGTTCTTCTTTTTTAAATTTAAAAATCAAAAAAAATTATCTAGCAAATATCTTTGATAACAAAGACACAATTGTACTATTAACAATTTCGAATAAATTTTGTATTTTTTTTCAAAAAATATTCTTTTATTGAAAAAATGATAAATTGAAAATAGTTGTAATATCATTTATTGTGTAAGAATATAGAATGAAACATAAATAGAATTTAAAAAATATTTTTTTTGTAAATTATAAGATGTAAAATTGGAGAAAAAAATGTTAAAGCAACAAGTTGGTGTTATAGGAATGGCAGTAATGGGAAGAAATTTAGCATTAAACATTGAAAGTAAGAAGTAT
This genomic interval from Buchnera aphidicola str. Sg (Schizaphis graminum) contains the following:
- the hisA gene encoding 1-(5-phosphoribosyl)-5-[(5-phosphoribosylamino)methylideneamino]imidazole-4-carboxamide isomerase, whose product is MIIPAFDLINGEIVRLYKGNFFNRTKYDINLYKRLKDYEIKGVKKIHLVDLDGAKNIKDRQIKVFRDIISYTNIPIQIGGGIRNEEDINMFLNLGVKKVVIGSSAIKNKTKVKKWLKIYGPNVIILALDIIIKNNNKEIAIHGWQETTNITLEEIIEYFSPIGLKHVLCTDISKDGTLSGPNNILYKDIVKKFKHISFQASGGVSRLKDLLSLKKTGVKSVIIGRSLLENKFTIEEALKCWQSE
- the hisIE gene encoding bifunctional phosphoribosyl-AMP cyclohydrolase/phosphoribosyl-ATP diphosphatase HisIE, yielding MLSKKENLLKLDWIKTNGLIPAIIQDFASNLVLMHGYMNKEAFLKTQKEGFVTFYSRTKKRLWTKGEESGNLLKVIDIVTDCDYDTILIIVEPLGKTCHLNRKSCFFLKENTLNFLSKLEDLIEDRKNFNTDNSYTARLYKSGTKRIAQKVGEEAIETILAAMKNDGDELINESSDLIYHLIVLLHDQNLNFNLIIENLKKRKTEKL
- the hisF gene encoding imidazole glycerol phosphate synthase subunit HisF, which gives rise to MLAKRIIACLDVNNGVVVKGIQFKNHEIVGDIISLSKRYTKEGIDELVFYDITASTNNKLVDRSWIKKVAEIINIPFCVAGGIKSVEDAQNILSFGADKISINSSALIDPDLITKIANRFGVQCTVVGIDSWFDSDKKKYMVQQYTGDANRTYQTDWETIDWVEKVQKKGAGEIVLNMMNQDGLQNGYDLSQLNEIRKKCKVPLIASGGAGCADHFYQAFDHANVDGVLAASVFHKKIVNIKDLKYFLIQKGLEIRIC